A portion of the Acidisoma sp. PAMC 29798 genome contains these proteins:
- a CDS encoding DUF3732 domain-containing protein: MSTKPAAAQSAAPSLEGIDVALERLAELRRDEVAFAEALSGHRQRMNELRRLRESTDAYGGAIRIQRDRLSIAGWLRSLEQDVRDPLVTLGSGDRDQLAVLCDALEGLEAQLQAHPSMSEQLDKEVFRQRGMAEGVLAELNQTRREISALERLSEEAREQADHFYHVERFVGRLEQALKLYDSVDETSGLHGEISDLQVQIKDVAGKVSDYEITRRTNNALDRIQGFSSELMPHLDGEYPNAPMRLVIPELTIQVKRGIRDDYLWEIGSGANWLAYHVALTLALQKFFLSDTLAPVPGLLIYDQPSQVYFPKRAAIREQSDIPEVIEWKDEDVAAVRKVFALLGRATEAAQTRLQVIVLDHADDGVWGGLPGIHLAAEWRDHSPEQERALVPVSWLF, encoded by the coding sequence GTGTCCACCAAACCGGCAGCAGCTCAGTCTGCAGCGCCGAGCCTAGAAGGGATCGACGTTGCTCTTGAAAGACTTGCGGAACTAAGGCGCGACGAAGTGGCGTTTGCTGAAGCACTTTCAGGTCATAGGCAGAGGATGAACGAATTGCGACGGCTGCGCGAAAGCACGGATGCCTATGGTGGCGCGATACGCATCCAGCGGGATCGGCTTTCGATTGCTGGTTGGCTCAGGAGCTTAGAGCAGGATGTGAGAGATCCTCTCGTAACGCTCGGGTCCGGTGATCGGGACCAGTTGGCTGTCCTCTGCGATGCTCTCGAGGGACTAGAAGCCCAGCTGCAAGCACACCCCAGCATGTCAGAGCAACTAGACAAGGAGGTATTTCGCCAGAGAGGGATGGCCGAGGGTGTCCTTGCTGAACTGAACCAGACGCGGCGGGAAATTTCGGCATTGGAAAGGCTCTCGGAAGAGGCGCGCGAGCAAGCTGACCACTTTTATCATGTTGAAAGATTTGTCGGTCGGCTCGAGCAGGCGTTGAAGCTGTACGATTCGGTAGATGAAACATCTGGACTGCACGGGGAAATTTCGGACTTGCAGGTCCAAATTAAAGACGTAGCTGGCAAGGTGTCCGATTATGAGATCACCCGAAGGACAAACAACGCGCTGGACCGAATCCAGGGCTTTAGCAGCGAGTTAATGCCGCATTTAGACGGCGAATACCCCAATGCTCCTATGCGCCTTGTAATTCCTGAGCTGACGATCCAGGTAAAACGAGGAATTCGTGACGACTATCTTTGGGAGATAGGAAGCGGCGCTAACTGGCTAGCTTACCACGTGGCTCTAACACTTGCACTTCAGAAATTCTTTCTAAGCGATACGTTGGCTCCCGTGCCTGGGCTATTAATCTACGACCAACCCAGTCAAGTCTATTTTCCGAAGCGCGCTGCTATTCGTGAGCAATCCGACATTCCCGAAGTTATCGAGTGGAAGGATGAGGACGTCGCTGCCGTCCGCAAAGTGTTCGCTCTTTTAGGTAGGGCAACTGAGGCTGCGCAGACGCGGCTACAAGTAATTGTTTTGGACCATGCCGACGACGGAGTTTGGGGTGGATTGCCTGGGATTCACCTCGCCGCAGAATGGCGCGATCATTCACCTGAGCAGGAACGAGCTCTGGTGCCAGTCAGTTGGCTGTTCTGA
- a CDS encoding IS3 family transposase (programmed frameshift), giving the protein MTRRQFSREFKLEAVRLVNERGISLVQASRDLDVGESILRRWIKEVTSDPGQAFPGQGQLKPDQQEIDRLRREVAKLKAERDILKKGRGLLREGVDMKFGFVAKHRGIWPVRWLCEALGVSRSGFHAWLTRSPSARARSDEILGAHVKASFVGSDRTYGARRVWHDVLAEGDVCGLHRIERLMREQALRARPRRRGLPSDKGERNEAAANVLDRQFVATAPNQKWIADFTYLWTAEGWLYVAAVIDLFSRRVVGWSMSVTMTAQLVADALMMAIWRRGKPDALMHHSDQGSQYSSEQFQKLLADHNVSCSMSRSGNVWDNAAMESFFSSLKTERTARKVYRTRDQARADVFDYIERFYNLRRRHSTIGYLSPMEFERNKASG; this is encoded by the exons ATGACGCGACGACAGTTCAGCCGGGAGTTCAAGCTGGAGGCGGTCCGGCTAGTTAATGAACGTGGGATTTCATTGGTGCAGGCCAGCCGGGACCTGGATGTGGGCGAAAGCATTCTGCGACGATGGATCAAGGAGGTTACCTCGGATCCTGGGCAGGCATTTCCGGGCCAGGGCCAGCTCAAGCCGGATCAGCAGGAGATAGATCGTCTGCGGCGTGAGGTCGCAAAGCTCAAGGCGGAGCGCGATATCCTAAAAAAAG GCCGCGGCCTACTTCGCGAGGGAGTCGATATGAAATTCGGCTTCGTGGCGAAGCATCGAGGGATTTGGCCGGTGCGGTGGCTTTGCGAGGCGCTCGGTGTCTCACGCAGTGGATTCCACGCCTGGCTCACCCGATCGCCCAGCGCTCGGGCACGCAGCGACGAAATTCTCGGCGCGCACGTCAAGGCCAGCTTCGTCGGCAGCGACCGGACCTATGGCGCCCGGCGCGTCTGGCATGACGTCCTGGCCGAGGGTGACGTGTGTGGCTTGCACCGCATTGAGCGGCTCATGCGCGAGCAAGCCTTACGGGCCCGACCGCGCCGCAGAGGCCTGCCATCCGACAAGGGCGAGCGGAACGAGGCGGCTGCCAACGTGCTGGACCGCCAATTCGTAGCTACAGCACCGAACCAGAAGTGGATCGCCGACTTCACCTATCTTTGGACGGCAGAAGGTTGGCTCTACGTGGCTGCCGTCATTGACCTTTTCTCGCGTCGTGTCGTGGGCTGGTCGATGAGCGTCACGATGACAGCTCAGTTGGTGGCCGACGCGTTAATGATGGCGATCTGGCGCCGCGGCAAACCAGATGCGTTGATGCATCATTCGGACCAGGGAAGCCAATACAGCAGTGAACAGTTCCAGAAGCTCTTGGCAGATCATAACGTTAGTTGCAGCATGAGTCGGTCAGGGAATGTCTGGGACAATGCGGCAATGGAGAGCTTCTTCTCCTCGCTGAAAACTGAGCGAACAGCCCGCAAGGTATATCGCACGAGGGACCAGGCTCGAGCCGACGTATTCGACTACATCGAACGGTTCTATAATTTACGCCGACGCCACTCGACCATCGGCTATCTCAGCCCTATGGAATTCGAGCGGAACAAAGCGTCAGGCTAA
- a CDS encoding three component ABC system middle component: protein MSGISLRDDFRSHRPLTGLEIVQNPALGAYAIWQFGLGYQAEDQSPVPIPLAFLVLPLLLHRTTLDLIISTQKRSGLTLFAAKLGEDREDLLAVHNRALVLRTLTLRSIGFAVNAGLATITYSNATLRANTPTQKMRKPFIPERIKGFSGAAEKVGCWFKLMNLTQISSTLRVDF from the coding sequence ATGTCAGGCATAAGTTTACGTGACGACTTCAGATCGCACCGGCCTCTCACAGGACTAGAAATAGTTCAGAACCCAGCGCTTGGTGCATACGCTATTTGGCAGTTTGGCCTCGGATATCAAGCGGAGGATCAAAGTCCTGTGCCGATTCCCTTGGCCTTCCTTGTTTTGCCTCTGCTTCTGCATCGTACAACCCTGGACCTAATTATCTCAACGCAGAAGCGATCAGGATTGACACTGTTTGCAGCTAAGCTTGGCGAAGATCGAGAGGATCTTCTCGCCGTCCATAATCGAGCCTTGGTGCTTCGGACGCTCACGCTGAGGTCCATTGGGTTTGCGGTGAACGCGGGTCTCGCTACAATTACTTACTCGAATGCGACGTTGCGCGCTAACACGCCGACGCAAAAGATGAGAAAGCCCTTCATCCCTGAGCGCATAAAGGGCTTCTCAGGTGCTGCAGAGAAGGTTGGATGCTGGTTCAAGTTGATGAATTTAACTCAGATTTCGTCAACTCTTCGGGTCGATTTCTAA
- a CDS encoding ABC-three component system protein encodes MSLETVEDVAIHLPTGHVILEQMKSASSHNPLSDWAPDFWKTVGHWVSSGAAADPNYCFRFYVTPLKAGGLPQLLGNASTKQEIDDAVAAVKTALASLKKKLPGCLPHLNLFLKMSDADKVSFVKRLTVINELDPIASVRNRLGIAFEPTVLQIICEASIGFAKEEGDALLRLQQPGMIAADKFLTKVRAYAQKVNLPGLLVSVADTPGQEELSTWFWKRPTFIRQLELINATRDESIRAISDFLRASSDKVSWAEKGHVFKKSFDEMDDHLIASCGAISGEVNLTHAQHQPAQRGRIVYLRCTRIQAPIEGRTVPGHFVHGCLNELADRSILGWHPDYDTMLG; translated from the coding sequence GTGTCTCTCGAGACCGTAGAGGACGTAGCGATTCATCTGCCTACTGGGCACGTTATTCTAGAGCAGATGAAGAGTGCTTCCTCTCATAACCCTCTATCTGATTGGGCGCCCGATTTTTGGAAGACGGTTGGTCACTGGGTGAGTAGCGGCGCCGCCGCTGATCCGAATTACTGTTTTCGCTTCTACGTGACCCCATTGAAGGCAGGTGGCCTACCTCAGCTGCTAGGCAACGCTTCTACCAAGCAGGAGATTGACGATGCAGTCGCGGCAGTTAAGACAGCGTTGGCTTCACTCAAGAAGAAGTTGCCCGGCTGCCTGCCGCATTTGAATCTCTTCTTGAAAATGTCGGATGCAGATAAGGTTTCGTTCGTCAAGCGGCTTACAGTCATCAATGAGCTGGACCCGATAGCGAGTGTGCGGAATCGGTTGGGCATAGCCTTTGAACCGACGGTTCTCCAGATTATCTGCGAGGCCTCTATAGGCTTTGCGAAAGAGGAAGGCGATGCGCTGCTTCGTTTGCAGCAACCTGGCATGATTGCTGCAGACAAGTTTCTTACGAAGGTCCGAGCCTATGCGCAGAAAGTTAACTTGCCAGGCCTTTTGGTGTCGGTCGCCGACACTCCGGGACAAGAGGAGCTTTCCACTTGGTTTTGGAAGCGGCCAACATTCATCCGACAGTTGGAGCTGATCAACGCGACACGAGATGAAAGTATTCGAGCGATAAGCGATTTTCTACGTGCATCTTCAGACAAGGTCAGTTGGGCAGAAAAGGGTCACGTATTCAAGAAGAGCTTCGACGAGATGGATGACCACTTGATTGCTAGTTGCGGTGCCATCAGTGGAGAGGTTAATCTGACACATGCTCAGCACCAGCCTGCACAGCGAGGACGGATTGTGTATCTCCGTTGCACACGAATTCAGGCTCCCATCGAAGGGCGCACGGTGCCTGGTCATTTTGTTCATGGCTGTTTGAACGAATTGGCCGATCGATCAATCCTCGGCTGGCATCCTGACTACGATACAATGCTAGGTTAG
- a CDS encoding nuclear transport factor 2 family protein, whose product MDDQDIRAALDRHWAASDADDFEGEHVIYREDALLEYPQSGERLRGRRNIQASRAAQPNRKRFAIRRIIGAGALWVTEYILTYDGRPSYTVSIMEFREGKVARETQYFADPFAPGPSRAQWVEQIETP is encoded by the coding sequence ATGGACGACCAAGACATTCGCGCCGCTCTGGATCGCCACTGGGCCGCGTCCGACGCGGACGACTTCGAGGGCGAGCACGTGATCTATCGCGAGGACGCGCTGCTCGAATACCCGCAATCCGGCGAGCGCCTGCGCGGGCGACGGAACATCCAGGCGTCGCGCGCCGCGCAGCCGAACCGGAAACGCTTCGCCATCCGCCGGATCATCGGCGCCGGCGCGCTTTGGGTCACCGAATATATCCTCACCTATGACGGGCGGCCGTCCTACACCGTGAGCATCATGGAGTTCCGCGAGGGCAAGGTCGCCCGCGAGACCCAGTATTTCGCCGATCCCTTCGCGCCGGGGCCGTCACGCGCGCAATGGGTCGAGCAAATCGAAACGCCATAA
- a CDS encoding DNA-3-methyladenine glycosylase: protein MPIRPLARSDLPIDTTSLARFLIGRVVLRRLPEGVVSGRIVETEAYVVGDAAGHAYRGMTPRNRALFLAPGHAYIYVAYGISNMLNVSSEIAGVGAGVLIRALEPLDGIAIMKDNRGITRPRDLARGPGRLTAALRIDRACDGLDLCQEGPFWLGSDDHASGEIGQSIRIGISKEADRLLRFYLRENPFVSGPKSLMA, encoded by the coding sequence ATGCCCATCCGCCCGCTCGCGCGCTCGGACCTGCCGATCGATACCACATCCCTCGCCCGCTTTCTGATCGGCCGCGTGGTGCTCCGCAGGCTGCCGGAAGGCGTCGTGAGCGGTCGTATCGTGGAGACCGAGGCCTATGTCGTGGGGGATGCCGCCGGGCACGCCTATCGGGGCATGACCCCGCGCAATCGCGCGCTGTTTCTGGCACCCGGGCACGCCTATATTTACGTCGCCTATGGCATTTCCAACATGCTCAATGTCTCAAGCGAAATCGCCGGGGTCGGCGCCGGCGTTCTCATCCGAGCGCTCGAACCGCTCGACGGCATCGCGATCATGAAAGACAATCGCGGCATCACGCGCCCGCGTGATCTGGCGCGCGGACCAGGTCGGCTCACTGCCGCTCTGCGCATCGATCGTGCATGTGATGGGCTCGATCTTTGCCAAGAGGGTCCGTTTTGGCTCGGGTCCGATGATCACGCATCCGGCGAAATCGGGCAGAGCATCCGCATCGGCATTTCGAAGGAGGCCGACCGCCTCCTGCGGTTTTATCTTCGGGAAAATCCCTTCGTCAGCGGTCCAAAATCGCTCATGGCGTAG
- a CDS encoding LysR family transcriptional regulator, whose product MIDWDDVRYFLAVAREGSVRAAAERLGVNHATVLRRIAQFEERLGVQMFEKRPSGYRLTAAGEEVLEFAEQMKASSHLLETRVFGRDQSVRGLLRVTLTAPLATHLLMPDFADFARLHPDIEMEILSSGELANLTNRDADVAIRVVYDRKTLPLNLHGLKGPELFGGVYMSRDRLAAWRAGASDPMRWIVISLHGIPDWASAGEIRITGVPFRVTDAAAEIAAVRQGLGMTTLPCFVGDADPLLVRVPGTDLHLYGTLWLLTQGETRKTKRVRLFTEFVSRRLAAYASLLAGLSISTP is encoded by the coding sequence ATGATCGACTGGGATGACGTGCGCTACTTTCTGGCCGTCGCGCGCGAAGGCTCGGTGCGTGCTGCCGCCGAACGCCTCGGTGTGAACCACGCGACCGTGCTGCGACGCATTGCCCAGTTCGAGGAACGCCTCGGGGTGCAGATGTTCGAAAAGCGGCCTTCGGGCTACCGCCTGACAGCTGCGGGCGAGGAGGTGCTGGAGTTCGCGGAGCAGATGAAAGCGTCGTCGCACTTGCTGGAGACGCGCGTCTTCGGGCGCGACCAAAGCGTGCGCGGGCTTTTGCGCGTGACGTTGACAGCACCCCTCGCGACACACCTGCTGATGCCGGACTTCGCCGATTTCGCGCGTCTCCATCCGGACATCGAAATGGAAATCCTGTCGTCTGGCGAGCTGGCAAATCTGACCAACCGCGACGCCGACGTCGCGATCCGCGTCGTCTATGACCGCAAGACCCTGCCGCTCAATCTTCACGGTCTGAAGGGGCCGGAGTTGTTCGGCGGCGTCTATATGTCCCGCGACCGACTGGCTGCATGGCGTGCGGGCGCGTCTGATCCCATGCGGTGGATCGTCATCAGCCTGCATGGCATTCCGGATTGGGCCAGCGCGGGTGAGATTCGGATCACCGGGGTTCCATTCAGGGTCACCGACGCGGCGGCCGAGATCGCGGCTGTACGGCAAGGGCTCGGGATGACGACGCTGCCGTGCTTCGTCGGCGATGCCGACCCCCTGCTGGTGAGGGTGCCGGGCACCGACCTGCATCTGTACGGAACGCTCTGGCTTCTCACGCAGGGGGAGACACGCAAGACGAAGCGCGTGCGGCTGTTCACGGAGTTCGTATCCCGCAGGCTCGCCGCCTACGCGTCGCTTCTCGCGGGGCTGTCTATCTCTACGCCATGA
- a CDS encoding SDR family NAD(P)-dependent oxidoreductase — protein MGKLEGKVAVITGGSSGMALASAKRFVEEGAYVFITGRRQEALDEAIQLIGRNVTGVRGDAANLADLDRLFDTAKREKGRIDVLYASAGMGEAVPLGEITEQHFDATFDLNTRGTLFTVQKALPLFNEGGSIFMTGSVASVKGFPGYGVYAASKAALRSFARTWLNELKGRNIRVNVLSPGPIATPMQDQVLTEEAKRMFESLIPRGTMGRPEEIAAVALFLASDDSSFVNGVELSVDGGFSAI, from the coding sequence ATGGGAAAGCTTGAGGGTAAGGTCGCCGTCATCACGGGTGGATCGAGCGGCATGGCGCTGGCCAGCGCCAAACGGTTCGTTGAAGAAGGCGCCTATGTGTTCATCACGGGCCGGAGGCAGGAGGCGCTCGACGAGGCCATCCAACTGATTGGCCGGAACGTGACCGGCGTGCGCGGTGACGCGGCCAATCTGGCAGACCTCGACCGTCTGTTCGACACGGCCAAGCGGGAAAAGGGCAGGATCGACGTCCTGTACGCAAGCGCTGGCATGGGCGAAGCCGTCCCACTCGGCGAGATTACCGAGCAGCATTTCGATGCGACCTTCGACCTGAATACGCGCGGCACGCTGTTCACGGTTCAGAAGGCGTTGCCGCTGTTCAACGAGGGCGGATCGATCTTCATGACCGGGTCAGTGGCTTCGGTGAAAGGTTTTCCTGGTTACGGCGTGTATGCCGCGAGCAAGGCGGCGTTGCGCTCATTCGCACGCACCTGGCTCAACGAACTGAAGGGCAGGAACATTCGGGTGAACGTGCTGAGCCCGGGGCCGATCGCCACACCGATGCAGGACCAAGTTCTGACCGAGGAGGCGAAGCGCATGTTCGAATCGCTGATCCCACGGGGAACGATGGGTCGTCCTGAGGAAATTGCGGCGGTCGCGCTGTTTCTGGCTTCAGACGATTCGAGCTTCGTGAATGGGGTGGAATTGTCTGTCGACGGGGGCTTCTCGGCGATCTGA
- a CDS encoding NADPH-dependent F420 reductase translates to MMSYAIIGFGKIGQALAHAFARQNIDVTVASRRPPEAWASLARAIGPSVVAASLRDAVEADTIILAVPFDEHRAVAKALPSWNGKTVIDAMNTLVPLEALDGLPSSAFVAQAFPGAKVVKAFNHLIAATLATDPVVAGGHRVVFLSSDDEDATAPVAALAKQLGFAPVALGKFNEGGALVHASGGVWGKLIFKDVFKKEP, encoded by the coding sequence ATGATGAGCTATGCGATTATAGGATTCGGTAAGATAGGCCAGGCGCTCGCCCATGCCTTCGCCCGTCAAAACATCGACGTGACCGTCGCGAGCCGCCGGCCGCCCGAGGCGTGGGCGTCGCTGGCGCGCGCGATTGGACCCAGCGTCGTCGCCGCGTCGCTGCGGGATGCAGTCGAGGCCGACACGATCATACTGGCGGTTCCGTTCGACGAGCATCGCGCGGTTGCGAAGGCCCTGCCGAGCTGGAACGGCAAGACGGTCATCGACGCGATGAATACGTTAGTTCCCCTTGAGGCGCTGGACGGTCTGCCGTCTTCCGCCTTCGTCGCGCAGGCGTTCCCCGGCGCGAAGGTCGTGAAAGCTTTCAATCACCTGATTGCAGCCACCCTGGCGACCGATCCTGTCGTCGCAGGCGGCCACCGGGTCGTCTTTCTATCGAGCGACGACGAGGACGCGACCGCTCCCGTGGCGGCCTTGGCCAAACAACTCGGGTTCGCACCCGTCGCGCTGGGAAAGTTCAACGAGGGTGGCGCGCTGGTGCACGCCAGCGGCGGCGTTTGGGGCAAGCTCATCTTCAAGGATGTGTTCAAGAAGGAGCCGTAA
- a CDS encoding TetR/AcrR family transcriptional regulator, with amino-acid sequence MDAALVLFAQQGIPNTTLRMIAEQVGLTPAMAHYHFKSREQLIDALAEERLLPICIRIDETLDAEDDPPMAVISRMVERLLEAMAECPWWASLWVREILSEGGHLTERVHTRLGGAGRRKWAKRVAAWQRQGLMNADVEADLVFITIMGLTLLPLAAGWNRSEPAARDRLATHVMTLLGRGLF; translated from the coding sequence ATGGATGCCGCTCTGGTGTTGTTTGCCCAACAGGGCATCCCGAACACGACCCTCCGCATGATTGCGGAGCAGGTGGGTCTGACTCCCGCGATGGCGCATTACCACTTCAAGAGCCGGGAGCAATTGATTGACGCGCTGGCCGAGGAACGTCTTCTGCCGATCTGCATTCGCATCGATGAGACGCTCGACGCCGAGGATGATCCTCCGATGGCAGTGATCTCCAGAATGGTGGAGCGCCTTCTTGAGGCCATGGCGGAATGCCCTTGGTGGGCGTCGCTCTGGGTGCGTGAAATCCTCAGCGAAGGCGGGCATTTGACGGAGCGCGTGCACACCCGACTGGGCGGGGCGGGGCGCCGCAAATGGGCCAAGCGGGTGGCGGCATGGCAGCGGCAGGGATTGATGAACGCGGATGTGGAGGCGGATCTCGTCTTCATCACCATTATGGGTCTCACGCTCTTGCCGCTTGCCGCAGGGTGGAACCGATCTGAGCCCGCCGCCCGCGACCGACTTGCGACGCATGTCATGACGCTTCTGGGCAGAGGATTGTTCTGA
- a CDS encoding amidohydrolase family protein: MAERRKIALEEHFLDPDQDPYFRMLAGPHDHFGSAAMTAVMAQLTDVDAARLADMDALGIEVAILSYYNGSSPQLDLDSARAVMMAQRMNDFLAERISAHPDRFMGWATLAMQDVPASIAELRRCMTLPGFAGALINGQTQGDYLDLPKFLPFWEAVAALDVPIYLHPGVLTAEAAKAYEGHPGLAGPGWGWGADTGLHALRLIFSGLFDRFPNLTLILGHMGELIPFHLDRVDQMWTQMHATTPKRPISHYVARNMMVTTSGNVSAVSLIGTTLAIGADRILYATDYPLALAEKFTAAVENSPLSDADRDKIFHGNARKLFRLS; this comes from the coding sequence ATGGCTGAGAGACGGAAAATCGCCCTGGAGGAACATTTCCTCGACCCTGACCAAGATCCCTATTTCCGGATGCTGGCCGGGCCGCATGATCACTTCGGCAGTGCGGCCATGACGGCGGTCATGGCGCAATTGACCGATGTCGATGCGGCGCGTCTGGCGGATATGGATGCGCTGGGCATCGAGGTCGCCATTCTGTCCTATTACAATGGCAGCAGTCCCCAGCTTGATCTTGATAGCGCACGCGCGGTCATGATGGCGCAACGCATGAACGATTTTCTGGCGGAACGGATTTCCGCCCATCCTGACCGCTTCATGGGCTGGGCGACGCTCGCCATGCAGGATGTTCCGGCGTCGATTGCCGAACTACGGCGGTGCATGACGCTGCCCGGCTTCGCAGGCGCTTTGATCAATGGCCAAACTCAGGGCGACTACCTCGATCTTCCAAAATTCCTGCCCTTTTGGGAAGCGGTCGCCGCGCTCGATGTGCCGATCTACTTACACCCCGGTGTTTTAACGGCCGAAGCCGCCAAGGCCTATGAGGGTCATCCTGGCCTCGCCGGACCCGGCTGGGGCTGGGGTGCAGACACGGGCCTGCATGCGCTTCGGCTCATCTTCAGCGGGCTCTTCGATCGCTTCCCCAATCTCACCCTCATTCTCGGCCATATGGGGGAGCTGATTCCCTTCCATCTCGATCGCGTCGATCAGATGTGGACGCAGATGCACGCGACGACGCCGAAACGGCCGATCTCCCATTATGTCGCGCGGAACATGATGGTGACGACAAGCGGCAATGTCTCGGCGGTTTCGCTGATCGGCACGACGCTGGCGATCGGTGCCGACCGGATTCTGTATGCAACCGACTATCCGCTGGCCCTGGCGGAGAAATTCACCGCCGCCGTCGAGAATAGCCCGCTCAGTGACGCAGACCGGGACAAGATATTCCATGGCAATGCCCGCAAGCTGTTCCGCCTTTCATAG
- the guaA gene encoding glutamine-hydrolyzing GMP synthase encodes MAQITADRVLILDFGSQFTQLIARRVRESGVYCEIWPFNVDPQKIADYAPRGIILSGGPASVTEDVAPKIPEIVFEMGLPVLGICYGQQAMCAQLGGLVEGHNHREFGRAFVEVTDTCALFDGIPEGWAMGAREQVWMSHGDRVTRLPPGFRPVGTSDGSPFAAIADDERRFYGVQFHLEVVHTPHGAAILRNFTHAIAGCRGDWTMAGFKQAQIDAIRAQVGSGRVICGLSGGVDSAVAAALIHEAIGDQLTCIFVDHGLLRLNEADEVVKVFRDRFNITLVHRDASEMFLSALDGVSDPEIKRKTIGGLFIDVFEEEAAKLGGADFLAQGTLYPDVIESVSFTGGPSVTIKSHHNVGGLPARMRMKLVEPLRELFKDEVRVLGLELGLPKSLIGRHPFPGPGLAIRIPGAISREKLDLLRRADAIFLEELRLNNLYDAIWQAFAVLLPVRTVGVMGDGRTYDLACALRAVTSTDGMTADVYPFEVTFLSRVANRIVNEVRGINRVTYDITSKPPGTIEWE; translated from the coding sequence ATGGCACAGATCACCGCAGACCGCGTTCTCATCCTCGATTTCGGTAGCCAATTCACGCAGCTCATTGCCCGCCGGGTGCGGGAGAGTGGCGTCTATTGCGAGATTTGGCCGTTCAACGTCGATCCCCAAAAAATCGCCGATTACGCCCCGCGCGGCATCATTCTGTCCGGCGGCCCGGCGAGCGTCACGGAAGACGTCGCGCCAAAAATCCCCGAGATCGTCTTCGAAATGGGCTTGCCGGTTTTGGGCATTTGCTACGGCCAGCAGGCGATGTGCGCGCAGCTCGGCGGCCTCGTCGAAGGTCATAACCATCGCGAATTCGGCCGCGCCTTCGTGGAGGTGACCGATACCTGCGCGCTCTTCGACGGCATTCCCGAAGGCTGGGCGATGGGCGCACGCGAGCAGGTCTGGATGAGCCATGGCGACCGGGTGACGCGCCTGCCGCCCGGCTTCCGGCCCGTGGGCACCAGTGACGGATCGCCCTTCGCGGCCATTGCCGATGACGAGCGGCGCTTTTACGGCGTGCAGTTCCATCTGGAGGTCGTACATACGCCGCATGGCGCGGCCATCCTGCGCAACTTCACCCATGCCATTGCCGGTTGCCGTGGCGACTGGACCATGGCCGGATTCAAGCAGGCGCAGATCGACGCCATCCGCGCCCAGGTCGGCAGCGGTCGGGTGATCTGCGGCCTGTCCGGCGGTGTCGATTCCGCCGTGGCGGCGGCGCTGATCCATGAGGCGATCGGCGACCAGCTGACTTGCATCTTCGTCGATCACGGCTTGCTGCGACTGAACGAGGCCGATGAGGTCGTGAAAGTTTTCCGTGACCGCTTCAACATCACGCTGGTGCATCGCGATGCCTCAGAGATGTTCCTGAGCGCGCTCGACGGCGTGTCGGACCCCGAGATCAAGCGCAAGACGATCGGCGGGCTGTTCATCGATGTTTTCGAGGAAGAGGCCGCGAAACTCGGCGGTGCGGATTTCCTGGCCCAGGGCACGCTGTATCCCGATGTGATCGAGAGTGTGAGCTTCACGGGTGGGCCTTCGGTGACGATCAAATCGCACCACAATGTCGGTGGCTTGCCGGCGCGCATGCGCATGAAGCTGGTGGAGCCGCTGCGCGAACTGTTCAAGGATGAAGTGCGGGTCTTGGGATTGGAGCTTGGTCTGCCGAAGTCTTTGATCGGGCGGCATCCGTTTCCGGGGCCAGGATTGGCGATTCGTATTCCCGGCGCGATTTCGCGGGAGAAGCTGGATTTGCTGCGGCGCGCGGATGCGATTTTCCTTGAGGAGCTGCGGCTGAACAATCTTTATGACGCCATCTGGCAGGCGTTTGCGGTGCTGTTGCCGGTGCGGACGGTGGGCGTGATGGGTGACGGGCGGACCTATGACCTCGCCTGCGCGCTGCGGGCGGTGACGAGCACCGATGGCATGACGGCGGATGTGTATCCGTTCGAGGTGACCTTCCTGTCGCGTGTGGCGAACAGGATCGTGAACGAGGTGCGGGGGATCAATCGGGTGACCTACGACATCACCAGCAAGCCGCCCGGGACGATTGAGTGGGAGTAG